Genomic window (Actinomycetota bacterium):
TGCTGGGGGCGCCGCACCCGATGAGTGCCCATATCGCCGACTCGCGCGCGATGTACGAGATGGGGCGCGGGCCCGACGCCGCCGAGGGGGTCACGTCGTTCCTCGAGAAGCGCCCGCCGAACTTCCCCCTGAAGGTGTCCACGGACCTCCCCGACCTCGGGTGGGAGCAGCCGTCGTTCGAGTGGTCCGGCCCGCGGTAGGCCGGCCGGACCGATCCCGGCGTCACCTCGGCGGCCGGTTGATGGCGCCGCAGAGGCATCGCATCAGGACCTCGTCGTAGTTGGGGGCGGGCTGGGCGTCGTCGTGCGCGACGAGGACCCGCCGGCACGCCCCGCAGACCCAGTCGACCCCGCCGGTGTAGCCCCGGACCATCGGGGCCTCCGTCTGTTGGTCCACGACGGTTCGGCCGTCCCGCTCCGCCTGCACGACGGAGACGAGCGACAGGTTGCGCTTCTTGCCGTTCGCCATGCGACGAGCCTACGCCGGATACGCCTGCATCTCGGTGGACTTCACCGAGACCCACACGTCCGCCCCGGGAGCCAGGGCGAGCTCCTCGCAGGCCTCCCGCGTCACCTCCGACACGATCCGGGGCGGACCGTCCACCACCACCCTCACTCGGTCCCCCGTGGCTGTGACCTCTGCGACCTCGCCCCTCCAGACGTTGCGCGGCGTCCCCTCGGGGTGGGTCCGGTACAGCGCGACGGTCCGGGGGTGGAAGACCACGAGCCCCTCCCCGTCGGGGAGCCCGGGCACCACGAGCTCAACAGCGCCCCCCGTCCTCATCACCCCGGACGAGACGCGTCCCCGGACGAGGTTCACCCCGCCGAGGTCCGCCGCGTACGCCGACCGCGGCCTCGCCGCCACCTCGGACGGGCTCCCGGACTGCACCGCCCGCCCCTCCTCGACGATCACCAGCCTGTCCGCGAGCGTGAACGCGTCGGCGGGATCGTGGGTGACGAGCAGGCGGACGCCCGCGAAGCTCGAGAGCGCGTCGCGCAGGGCCCGCCTCACCGCGGGTCGGGCCGTCACGTCCAGGGCGGCGAGGGGCTCGTCGAGCAGCAGGACGGGGGGCTCGGTCACCACCGCCCTGGCCAGCGCCACCAGCTGCGCCTGGCCCCCGGACAGCTCCCTCGGACGGGCCGAGGCGAGGTGCTCGAGCCCGAACCTGGACAGCGCCGCGGCCGCCCTCCGCCCGGCCTCGGCACGTGACGCGCCGTGACACCGGGGACCGAACGCGACGTTGTCGAGTACGGACATCCTCTCGAACAGGAGGAGGTCCTGGAACACGACACCCACGTGGCGGTGCTCCGGCGGCACGTGGACACCGGTCCGGACGTCGTCGAGGACACGGCCCCCGACCGAGACGTGGCCCGCGTCCAGGGGGATCAGCCCGGCGATCGCGCCGAGCAGCGTGGACTTGCCCGCCCCGTTCGGGCCGAGGACGGCCACGATCTCCTGTGATGTGGCGGTCAGGTCGATGTCGAGCGTGAACGACCCGCGCGAGACGACCACCCGAGCCTCGAGCGTCATCCCGACCGCAGCCACATCCCGCGCAGCGCGACCAGGACGGCCAGCGACAGCGCCACGAGGAGGACGCTGAGTGAGATGGCGGCGTCCAGGTCGGTCTCGAGGAGCGAGTGCACGGCGAGCGGGAGCGTCTGGGTGCGGCCGGGGAAGCTCCCGGCGAACGTCACGGTCGCCCCGAACTCCCCCAGCGCCCGGGCGCCGGCCAGGACCGCCCCCGCGAGGGCGGCGGGTCCGACGGCGGGGAGCGTGATGCGGCGGAAGACGGTCCAGGGCCGGGCGCCCAGGGTGCGGGCGGCATCCTCCGCCCGTTCGTCCATGGACCGCATGGCCCCCTCGACGGTGAGCACGAGGAACGGCATCGACACGAAGGTGGCGGCCAGGACGGCCGCCGTGGTCGTGAATGGGATCGAGATGCCGGCCGTCCGCTCGAGCCACTGTCCGAGCAGGCCTCGGCGTCCGAACGCGGCGAGCAGCGCGACCCCCCC
Coding sequences:
- a CDS encoding ATP-binding cassette domain-containing protein, translated to MTLEARVVVSRGSFTLDIDLTATSQEIVAVLGPNGAGKSTLLGAIAGLIPLDAGHVSVGGRVLDDVRTGVHVPPEHRHVGVVFQDLLLFERMSVLDNVAFGPRCHGASRAEAGRRAAAALSRFGLEHLASARPRELSGGQAQLVALARAVVTEPPVLLLDEPLAALDVTARPAVRRALRDALSSFAGVRLLVTHDPADAFTLADRLVIVEEGRAVQSGSPSEVAARPRSAYAADLGGVNLVRGRVSSGVMRTGGAVELVVPGLPDGEGLVVFHPRTVALYRTHPEGTPRNVWRGEVAEVTATGDRVRVVVDGPPRIVSEVTREACEELALAPGADVWVSVKSTEMQAYPA
- a CDS encoding ABC transporter permease; amino-acid sequence: GTGRAFASPAAAAALRVSLVTTGPATALSVVLGLPLAWVQARSTARGITLLRAVTTLPIVLPPVVGGVALLAAFGRRGLLGQWLERTAGISIPFTTTAAVLAATFVSMPFLVLTVEGAMRSMDERAEDAARTLGARPWTVFRRITLPAVGPAALAGAVLAGARALGEFGATVTFAGSFPGRTQTLPLAVHSLLETDLDAAISLSVLLVALSLAVLVALRGMWLRSG